The following is a genomic window from Pseudomonas purpurea.
TCCCCCCTGACCGAAATGATCCGGTTGTGGGAACGGTTCGACACGATGGAATCCAGCCATGGCCGCAACGACTCCGCACTGTGGGCAACCAGCCATGACGGTTACTTGAACGCCATCAAGGAAAAAACCCGGCTGGTGGAGCAGTTCAAATCCCACAACGCCGTGCTGCGCAACTCCCTGGCGTTTCTGCCGACCGCCGAAGACGACATCCAGAACCAGCTCGCCAACGTGAGCGACGAAGACAAACTGCAACTGCAGAATATCGCCACCGACACCTATGACTTGCTGCTCAGCAGCCTGGAGTTTTCCCAGGTCACCACCGACGACAGGGCGGCGGACATTCTGGTGGGCCTGAACAAACTGGCGGTGAACCAGCAGCGGTTACCCGAACAATTCCATGGGCCGGTGGAGATTCTCAGCAACCACATCGCGTTGATCCTGCGCGAACAACCGATCGTCAACACGTTGCTGGAGAAGATCGAAACGATCCAGGTCGCCGAACGGCTGGACGACATCACGTCCCTGCTGAACAAGGATCAGCAGCTCAACGACGCGGTGAACCAGAAGTATCACTTCTACTTGCTGGTGTTCTCCACGCTGCTGGTGCTGTTACTGCTGTACCTGGCGATTCGCCTGATGCGCAGCTTCTCGGAGATCAATCGCGTCAACAAGGCCCTGCAAACCGCCAACGAAGAGCTTGAACAGCGGGTCGAAGAACGCACCCGGGAACTGCGCGATACCCAAAGCGAGCTGCTGGACACCGCGCGCATGGCGGGCATGGCCGAGATTGCCACCAACGTTTTGCACAATGTCGGCAACGTGCTCAACAGCGTGAACATTTCCGCCGACCTGGTGACCCGCAAGCTGCGCACCAGCAAGGCTCTCGGCCTGGGCAAGGCCATGCAACTGATCAACGAACACCCGCAAGACCTCGGGCACTTCATCACCGAAGATGAAAAGGGCAAGTTGCTCCCCGGTTACCTGAATCAACTGGTGGACGCCATTGCACTCGAGCAGCAAGGCATCACCGATGAGCTGGCGCAGTTAAGCAAAAGCGTCGATCACATCAAGGACATCGTCGCCACGCAACAATCCTATGCCGGCGCCACCAGCCTGATGGAACCGCTGTACCTCAGCGAACTGCTTGAGGACGCCCTGCGCATGAACTCCGGCGCCCTGACCCGGCACCACGTCACGGTGGTCAAGGATTACAGTGACGTTCCGCAAGTGATGGGCGACAAACACCGGCTGCTACTGATCCTGATCAACCTGATCAGCAACGCCAAGTACGCCATGTCCGACCTCAGCGACCGTCCTCGGGAAATGACCCTGGGGGTCAAGGTCATCGACGCCACCACCCTGCAAGTCAGCGTCAAGGACGAAGGCGAAGGCATCGCCCCGGAGAACATGACGCGGATCTTTGCGCACGGCTTCACCACTCGCAAGGAAGGCCACGGCTTCGGCCTGCACAGTTGCGCCCTGGCCGCGATCGAAATGAACGGCCACCTCACCGCCCACAGTGACGGGCCGGGCAAAGGCGCGCTGTTCACCTTGCAAATCCCCTTGAAAACCGTGGCAGGTGAAGCATGAGCACCCCGCCGAACCGGCGCATACTGTTGATCGACGACACCCCGTCGATACATGAGGACTTTCGCAAGATCCTGACGCCCGAAGCGCAGCACACTGCCGAGCTGGACGACATGGAGGCCGCGTTGTTCGGCAGCGAGGCCAAACCCGCGGCAACGCTGTTTGAACTGGACTCGGCTTATGGTGGCCAGGAAGGCTTGAGTAAACTGCTGCAAGCCATGGAGGAGCAACGCCCCTACGCACTGGCCTTCGTCGATATGCGCATGCCCCAAGGCTGGGACGGCGCCGAAACCATCGAGCACTTGTGGAAAGAAGACCCGCGCCTGCAAGTGGTGGTCTGCACTGCCTACTCCGACCACTCATGGGACGAACTGCTGGAGCGCTTGCAGGCCCGTGACCGTCTGTTGATTCTGAAAAAGCCCTTCGACAACATCGAAGTCCAGCAAATGGCCAACACCCTGACGTCCAAGTGGGACATGACCCAACGCGCCAGCGTGCAACTGGACCAATTGGGCCACCTGGTGGAGCGCCGGACCCAGCAATACCGGCAGGCGAGCGTCGATCTGCAACAGGAAATCGATGAGCGCAAACTGCTCGAAAGCCAACTGGTGCAGTCGGAAAAACTTGCCTCCCTGGGCCAACTCGCGGCCGGGGTTGCCCATGAAATCAACAACCCCATTGGCTTCATTTCCTCCAACCTCGGCGCGCTGGACGGCTACTTCAAGCAACTGCAGGAAATGCTCGACGCCTACCTGGACGCCGAGGAAGCCATCGGTTCGAGTGAGCTGATCGCACGCCTGAAAGCGTTGCGTGAGCGGATCGAGCTGGACTTCCTGCGCGACGACATTCCGCAGTTGATCAAGGAGTCCAAGGACGGCATCGCCCGGGTCGGGCAAATCGTCAAGGACCTCAAGGATTTTTCCAGGGTGGACCCCACGCAGGAATGGCAGTGGGCCAACCTGCAACACGGCATCGACTCGACGCTGAACATCGTCGCCAATGAAATCAAGTACAAGGCCGATGTGGTCAAGCTGTACCAGCCCCTCCCGGACGTCGAATGCCTGCCCTCGCAAATCAATCAGGTGGTCATGAACCTCATCGTCAACGCCGCCCAGGCCATAGGGCCCGAGCGCGGCACCATTACCTTGAGCAACGGGCTTGAAGGGGAAAAGGTCTGGATAGAAGTCGCTGACACCGGTTCAGGCATCGAGCCGCACAGTTTGCAGAAAATCTTCGACCCGTTTTTCACCACCAAACCGGTGGGCCAGGGCACCGGTCTTGGCCTGTCGCTGTCGTACGGCATCGTGAAAAAGCATCGTGGCGAGATTTCGGTGCGCAGTGAGGTCGGGGTGGGGACAACGTTTCGGATTGAACTGCCGCTGCGACAATCAAAACCCGCGGCTTGACCAGCGGCGAAAGCGGCGTCGGGTTCAGTGCCGCGGTTGCCCACGGCAGGCAGAGTGATTGCCCGCGCAGTCACGGTGCGCCAGTATGTGCGCCTGCAACCGGCCAGCGCGTGACGCGGCCAAGTCATCCGACAGGGCTGGATATGACGCACTCGCTGCAAGACATCGCCTGGCATCGCTCGGTCGGGCAACTGATCGACGCGCTGGATAAACCCGTCTTCTGGACCCGACTGGTGCGTCAGTTGGGTCAGTACGTGACCTTCGACAGCTGGGTCGCCCTGCTTTTCAATGGCGAACAAGCGCCCCTGGTGTTTGCCGAATGCCCGAGTGAAGACGGCCGCCCCGACCTGCTGTTCCAGGATTACCTCAAGGGCCTGTTCCTGCTCGACCCGTTCTACCTCAATTGCCGCGAGCACACGCGCACCGGGCTCTATCGCCTGGCCGACGTGGCGCCGGAGCATTTCGAGCAAACCGAGTATTACCAGCGCTACTTTCGTCTGAATGTGGTGGCCGACGAAATCCAGTTCAATTGTCTGCTCGAAGGCGAACGCATCCTGTGCCTGTCGCTGGGCAGCAAACAACACTTTGACCCCGAGCAGATGGCGCTGCTGTCGCTGATCGAGCCCTGGGTGTTGAGCCTGATGCGTCAGCGCCTTGCCCATGACCTGCGCGAAATGCCCGTGCAAACCGCCCCGGACATCGACTGGCGGGCCCGGCTGGTGGCCTCGGTGCAGCAACTCAACGGCGTGCAACTGACCGCCCGCGAACTGGATGTCGGGCGCCTGATGCTCGGCGGTTGCTCCAGCAAGGACATCGCTCGTAAGCTGCAAATCTCTGTTGAAACCGTGAAAGTCCATAAGAAACACATCTACAGCAAGCTAGGGATCAAATCCCAGGCCGAGCTGTTTTCGATCTTTCTCCAGGCACAAAATGCCTGACACCCTGTTCTGGCACAGGAGATCTCTGTGGCGAGGGCGCTTGCTCCCGCTGGATCGCGTAGCGATCCCAAAACAGGCAATACATTCGGTCAGACAAAGCCCGTCAGCAGGTTTTGCGACTGATGCGCAGCCGAGCGGGACGATGCGGCGCTCCAACAAGCTTCCTCGCCACAGAAACCTGTATGCCACTGCCCTACATTTACCGAGTCCGAACCCAAGGAAACCGTATGAGCCTGTCCCTCCTGAGCCGCTACGCCTTCTTTGCCGTCTGCGTGATATTTACCCTCGCCAGCCTGCCGTTTCTTGAACATGACTGGCTCTGGCCGATCAGCATCGTCACCGGCCTGCTGAGCCTGCTGGGCATTTTCGACCTGCTGCAAAGCCCCCACGCGGTGCGCCGCAACTACCCGATCCTGGGCAACATCCGCTACCTGGTAGAAGGCATCCGCCCGGAAATCCGCCAGTACCTGCTCGAATCCGACAGCGACGCCCTGCCCTTCTCCCGCGCCCAGCGCTCGCTGGTTTACTCGCGAGCCAAAAATGAAAGCGCCGACAAACCCTTCGGCACGCTGATCGACGTGTACCAGTCGGGCTTCGAATTCATCGGCCACTCCATGCGCCCGGCGCCGTTGAGCGACCCGAGCGGCTTTCGGGTGATTGTCGGCGGTCCGCAGTGCACCCAGCCGTATTCGGCGTCGGTGTTCAACATCTCGGCGATGAGTTTTGGTTCGCTGAGCGCCAACGCCATTCGCGCGCTGAACCAGGGCGCCAAACTCGGCAATTTCGCCCACGACACCGGCGAAGGCAGCATCAGCCCCTATCACCGTGAACACGGTGGCGACCTGACCTGGGAACTGGGCAGCGGGTACTTCGGCTGCCGCACCGCTGACGGCCGGTTCGACCCGGAACGCTTCGCCGCCCAGGCACAGACCCCACAAGTGCGGATGATCGAAATCAAAATGAGCCAGGGCGCCAAGCCCGGCCACGGTGGCATCCTGCCCAAACACAAGGTGACCAAGGAAATCGCGCAAACACGCGGCATCATGATGGGCGAAGACTGCGTGTCGCCGTCGCGGCACAGCGCGTTTTCCACGCCCATCGAGATGATGCACTTCATCAAGCAACTGCGTGAGCTGTCGGGCGGTAAACCGGTGGGCTTCAAATTCTGCCTGGGCCACCCGTGGGAGTTCATGGGCATCGCCAAGGCCATGCTGGAAACCGGCATCCTGCCGGACTTCATCGTGGTCGATGGCAAGGAAGGCGGGACCGGCGCCGCGCCCGTGGAGTTCACCGACCACATTGGCGTGCCGATGCGCGAAGGGCTGCTGTTCGTGCACAACACCCTGGTGGGCCTGAACCTGCGGGACAAAATCAAACTCGGCGCCAGCGGCAAGATTGTCAGCGCCTTCGACATCGCCAGCGTCCTGGCCATCGGCGCCGACTGGGCCAACTCGGCTCGCGGTTTCATGTTCGCCATCGGCTGTATCCAGTCGCAGAGCTGCCACACCAACAAGTGCCCGACCGGCGTCGCCACCCAGGACACCCTGCGCCAGCGTGCCCTGGTGGTGCCGGACAAAGCCCAGCGGGTGTTCAATTTCCACCGCAGCACCCTCAAGGCCCTCGCCGAAATGCTCGCCGCCGCCGGCCTCGAACACCCCTCGCAGTTGTCGGCCAAACACCTGGTACGGCGCATGTCGGCGACCGAAATCAAACTGTTCTCGCAGTTGCATGTGTTCCTCAAACCCGGCGAATTGCTGACCGGCGAAGTCAACGGCGAGTTCTATTCGCGGATGTGGCAGATGGCACGGGCCGACAGCTTCGAGCCCAATGACGTCGCCGCCTGAAAACACCCACCACGCCGATCCCTTGCGGGGTTGGCCCTGTCCCCAAGGAAGGACGTTTATGCTCAAAGTGATTGCCCGGGATTTCATCAAGCCCGAACACCTCGACACCGTTCGCCCGTGGTACGCCGAACTCGTGGAAAAGACCCGCCTGGAACCCGACTGTATCGCCTACGACCTGTTCGTCGATCAGAAAGACCCCGGGCACTTTGTCTTCATTGAGCAGTGGCCGAACCAGGCTGCGCTGGATGCTCATTGCCAGTCGGAGCACTTTCGCCGACTGGTGCCGCAGATCAATCGTTATCAGGCCAGGGACTGCATCGTCGTGCTGATGGATGCGTTCTGAGATCCCGCCTGACCGGACCACCAACTGCCGGGCACCTGGAAATCCTCGTTGGTCGGTCAGGTCGGCCCCGCCAGAATCAAGGCTGGCGACATAACGGCTGCGTGACCGCCGTGGCATCAGCACAAATCACGAACAGCCGGATTTGAGCGTCACCTGCAACGAAAGTACTGATCAAGTGCCAGTAATCAGGGAAAGCAATCTTCTGTGACCGGCTCCCCGTAGCATCCAGGACCCAGGCTCGGCCTGAGCTCGGTTTTACCTGCTCCAGCGTGTCGACGTACACCGTGTCAGCTTCTTGTTGAACCAGCGTCCAGATCTGGGTGCCCTGGGGGCGTCCGGAAGTGCCATCTTTTTGCGCAGGGGTATACAGCAACGGGATCACCCCGCTCTGGTTGTAGTAGCTGAAGGGGAAGTACAAAAACCCGTTCATCACCACGATGCTGTCTCCAGAAAGGACATGGCGATTGAGATGCTCAGCCAGGGCATCGACTTTGTTCACCTCGTCGTACACCGCATGCCCCTTCAACCTGACGTTATGTAATCCCACGCCTTCCACCGCAACCATCAACACCAGCAGCACCACAGAAAATAACCGCCAGCGATCCCAAACCGCCTCCAGCGCTATCGCCGCAATCATCGGCAAGCCCAACGCGGCAAACAGGAAATAGCGATCGACAAACAACGGGATAACAACAGAAACAACCACGATCAACGCCAATGGAAACCAGGTATGGATCACCAGAAGCACGTTGAATCTGTTTTCACTGCGATCACGCAGGCCGATCAACAGTGACACCGCCAATAAAGCCACCGGCAATATTATCGCCAGCCAAATAGAAGACAGCGGTCCGTCGCTGTAACTGACAAATCTCCAGACGCTCACCAGCACCGTAGAAATGTCTGGCTGCTGGATCCAGTTCGGCCCTGAAAACCGTAGCTGGTGTATCAAGCTGGGCACCCAAGGCAGGAAAAGTACAACGATCAACCCATTGGCCAGCCACCACGCGGGCATCGACAGGGGTTGATGCCGCACTGAGCGTTGACACCTCAACACCAGCAAGTAAGCCCAATGTGACGCCAGGCACACCCCCGCAAAGTAGTGGGTATACAACCCCGCGACCATCAACAGCACATACACCGCGAGCGCACGATAATTGGCGGGGTTGCTGACCCAGTAGACCAATGCAACCGTGGCCCCGAGCAACAACAGGCCAAGCAGTGCGTACATCCGGACTTCCTGGCTGTAACGAACGGCAAACGGCAGCAACGCCAGCAACACCCCAGCCAAAACCGCTGCGCGTCGAGTACTGATCAAGCAAACCAGCCAGATACCGAGCGCTACGGTCCCCACACCGGCCAGCACGCTGAAACTACGGGCAGAGAACACGCCAGGTCCAAATACGCTCATCCACCCATGCAGCAACACGTAATAGAGCGGTGGGTGGACATCTTGAGCGGTATGAAAAAGGATCTGAGGCACCGGGCGCAAACTCAGCAACAAGGTAAAACCTTCATCTGACCAAATGGCCGGCTCGCTCAGACCATAAAAACGTACCAGTGCCGCCATTGCGATAAGCGGTAGCCACCAAAAGGTCCTGAACCCATACCTGCTGCTTGCTTCACCCTTGAAATTCAACGTTAAGCTCCTTTATCACTGCCTCCTGGCATTGAGCGCTTGATGCCTGGAACGCTCAACGATCGATGTTTCAGCATAGTGGCAAATATGGCTGTGTCCGCAGGCGCAAGCCTCACGAGACATCCCGTAATATCCAGCCTTTGCAATTCCCGGCGAATACCGCCACCCTGCGCGCCGCCGGCAGGTGGCGCGCAACCTCTTGGGTGCCAGATCACTCTTTTTACTCACACCCGTTCAAGAGCCCGTAGTCATGACTAATGGACGCGACCCTCGCATCGACTTCTTTCGCGGTCTGGCGCTGATCTTCATTTTCTGGGATCACGTGCCGCAAAACCCGCTGGCCCACTTCACCGTGCGCAACTTCGGCTTCAGCGATGCGGCGGAGATTTTCGTGTTCCTGGCCGGTTACGCGGCGGTGCTGGCCTACGGCAAGATCGCCCGGCGCGACGGGTTTCTGATCGCCACGGTGAAAATCCTGCGCCGCGCCTGGGTGCTGTACGTGGTGCATATCTTCTTGTTGGCGCTGTTGATGGGCATCGTATTTTTTGCCAACAGCCACGTGGAAACCCGCGACCTGGTGCAGGAAATGGGCTTGCAGTATTTCCTCAGCAACCCGCAGCAAGCGCTGGTCGATGAGCTGCTGTTGCGCTTCAAACCCAACCTGATGGACCCGCTGCCGCTGTACATCCTGCTGCTGATCGGGCTGCCCGCCGTGTTGCCGCTGATGCTGCGCAAGGCCGAGTACGTGGTGGGGCTTTCGGTGATGTTGTACCTCGCGGCGCCATGGTTTCAGTGGAACCTGGCCGCCACCGACGGCGGCGTGTGGTTCTTCAACCCGATGGCCTGGCAACTGCTGTTTATCCTCGGCGGTGCAGCGGCGATCCACGGGCAACGTCCGCGTGTGCCGCAAACGCGCGCATTGCCTCGCCAGCCGTTGTTTGTCGCCGCGGCGGTCTATCTGCTGGTGACGGGGCTGATCGCCCTGTCATGGAAATGGCCAGCGATTCACGATGCCTTCATGCCCAAAATGCTCGGTGAATGGCTGTACCCGATCAGCAAGACCAACCTGTCGCCGGTACGGCTGCTGCACTTCCTGGCCATGGCGTATGTCGTCGCCAAACTGCTGCCCAGCCACGGTTGGACCCAGAACTGGCTCGCACAGCAAAGCTGCCGCATGGGCCGTTACTCGCTGGAAGTGTTCTGCTTTGGCGTGTTGCTGGCACCGCTGGCGGACATGCTCAACGCCCAGGCCAGCGATGCACTGGCTATGCAGATCTTCAGTGCAACGCTGGGGGTTGCGCTGATGGCAATGCTGGGGGCGTGGCTGGACTTCAACAAACGGCTGAACCGGCCAATGCCCATGGCCACGGCCTGAAACGCAAAAGCCCCGGTCAATCGACCGGGGCTTTTGCTTTTACAGCGTCACACACTTACGACGCCGAACCCACCGTACCTTGCGCAGCCGTGTTCGGTTGCAGCTCGAATACGTAGAACACCGCAGTCAGCAGCACCAGGAATGCCGGGCCGACGTACAGCGCAATGCGGGTCTCCGGGAAGTACGCCATCAGGCCGACCACCAGCACCAGGAACGCCAGCGCCAGGTAGGAGCTGATCGGGTACAGCCACATGCGGTACTTCAGCGCCGCACGTTCGGTCGGGCTCAGGCCTTTGCGGAACTTGAGCTGCGCCAGCAGGATCATCACCCAAGTCCAGATCGCCCCGAAGGTCGCAATCGCGGTCACCCAGACGAAGACTTTCTCGGGCACCAGGTAGTTGAGCAGCACGCCCACCAGCAACGCACCAATCGACAGCAGTAGCGCACGGCGTGGCACACCGTTGTTCGAGGTCTTGGCGAAACCGGCCGGGGCCTGGCCATTCTGCGCCAGGCTATAGAGCATGCGCCCGGTGCTGAAGATACCGCCGTTGCAAGACGACAGTGCAGCGGTGATCACCACGAAGTTGATGATACCGGCAGCGGTTTTGATGCCCAGACGCTCGAAGGTCATCACGAACGGGCTGCCCTGAGTGCCGATTTCGTTCCACGGGTAGATCGACAGAATCACGAACAGTGCGCCGACGTAAAACAGCAGAATGCGCCAGAACACCGAGCCGATGGCATTGGGAATGGTCTTCTGCGGGTTCTTCGCTTCACCGGCCGTGAGGCCGATCATCTCGACGCCCAGGTAGGCGAACATCACCATTTGCAGGGACATCAACACACCCTGCACACCGTTTGGCATGAAGCCGCCGTGGGTCCACAGGTTGGAAATCCCCAGCGCCACGCCATCATTGCCGAAGCCGAACGCGATGATGCCGATGCCGCCGAGCACCATCGCAATGATGGTGACGATCTTGATCAGGGCGAACCAGAACTCGAACTCACCGAAGGCCTTGACCGCGATCAGGTTGATCGAGCCCATGCTCACCAGCGCCGCCAGTGCCCAGATCCAGCGCGGCACATCGGGGAACCAGATGCCCATGTACACCGCCACCGCGGTGATTTCCGCGACGCAGGTCACCAGCCACAGGAACCAGTAGTTCCAGCCCGTCAGAAAACCCGCCAACGGGCCGAGGTAATCTTGCGCGTAACGGCTGAAGGAGCCGGCCACCGGGTTATGCACGGCCATCTCGCCCAGGGCGCGCATGATCACCAGGATCGCCAGACCACCAATGATGTAGGACAGCATGATTGCCGGGCCGGCCATTTCGATGGCCTTGGCCGAGCCCAGGAACAGACCGACGCCGATACAGGCGCCCAGCGCCATCAAGCGAATATGCCGTTCGCCGAGTTCGCGTTTAAGCGGTCCGCCTTGAGCGGTCTCGCCGTGAGGCAGGGGATTGCCAACTGGCATAGGGTACAACCTCGTCTTGTTATTGGATGTGACCACCGAGTGTGCGAAGCCCCGGCCGATAGGCCTGGACTTCCCGATACCGGGACTACTTCGTGGGTAGAACCGTCTTGTAGGACAAAACCTTCAAGATCAGCGGGGCGTGCAGTATAAAAAGCTCTATACAGAACCTTTCACTCTATAAACGACTAAATTCAGTGATAAATCTCGGTAAAAGCCCGGTTTACCGAGGCGCATTACCTGTATTTCATCAATTGAGTGGTCGTTCGAATGTTGCCGAGTATTGCACAGCCTTGGTGCATCGTCATGCCCTAGACGTTGGTCTTATTTATCCATCGAAGTGTCTAGAACAACACTTGCAGCCTGAAAAATCTCTGTGCAAGGGAGCTTGCTCCCGCCGACCGATCCGCGCTCGGGCGCACAGATTTATCGGCAAGACTCAATGGCAGAAATAAGGGCCGCTTTGCAGCCCAGCGGGAGCAAGCTCCCTCGCCACAGGTAATTGCGACGCAAACTGGATCCTTCATACATTCATTTAGGAATACTCACTCAGGAGTTGCGGCTACGTGTAGGTAGATGGATGACTAGGGTGAGTTTGACTCACTGCTTAAGGATGCAAAGGAATGCCCCCTCGCCCAAACTCACACCTGCTACGCCATGGACGCTGTTCAGAACCGGGTAGGGCCTATCTCATAACAGCCGTTGTGCATCAGCGCCGCCATATTTTCAGCGAATGGTCGTTGGGACGGCTGTTGGTGGCAGAACTCAGAAGGGCTCATGAGGAGCAAAGGGTCAACTCGATAGCCTGGGTCATCATGCCGGACCACTTTCATTGGCTGGTACAACTCGAACAGCACACCCTGGCGCAACTCATTCAGGCCACCAAATCCCGTAGCACGCTCACTATCAACCGGGCGTTAAACCGCAAAGGTGCTTTCTGGCAAACCGGCTATCACGATCAGGCAATCCGTGATGACGAAGATCTTCTGCCCTTTGCTCGCTACATTGTTGCAAACCCATTGCGCGCAGGGCTGGTGGAAAAAATTGGCGACTACCCGCTCTGGGATGCCTGTTGGCTCTAATAAATAGCCCCGCACAACCCTGTGGCGAGGGAGCTTACTCCCGCTCGGCTGCGCAGCAGTCGCAAAACCTGAAATCCAGATTTGACAGACAAACCGCAATTGCAGGGTTTGAGTCTGCTTCGCCCGAGCACGGACCGGCCCAGCAGGAGCAAGCTCCCTCGCCACAGGTATCAATGCGCTTTTGAAATTTGTCTATTCACAATTTTTTCACCAGCGCCAACCAGCGTCTAAGCTTCAGACAAGTCAGATCAATCTGCGTGAATGGATCAGTCGACTATGGGCGCTTTGTGGCAAACCGATTCGAGTGAAGCAGTGGTGCCAACAAACCGTGTGGATGAAGCGCCGTCACCGAAGAAACCTCGCCGTAGCAGACATGCCTGGCGATTGTTCTGGCTATTGCTGCTGATTGCCCTGATTGCCCTGGGCTTCGCCGCCTCCAAGGAAATGCGCACCTCGAAATGGCAGGCCCGGGAGTTCAGTTCGCTCGCCGCCTCCTTGAGCTATTCCCTGGAAGCCGGCCCCAGTGATTCGATTTTCTATCCGGGCGCCGGGCCCTTCGACAAACGCCTGGGTTACAGCGCGCTGGGCGAATTCCTGCCTCGGCTGCTCAAGCGCAATTACCTGGTGCAGGCACAAACCCGCTTCTCCCCCCAATTGTTCGACTACAGCGAAAAAGGCTTTTTCGTGCCCTACGCCGAAAAAATCCAGGCCGGGCTGTCCATCACCGATTGCCGCGCCGCGCCGCTGTACCAGTTCAAGTACCCGCAACAACTCTATTCAAGCTTTGCCTCGATCCCGCCGGTGATGGTGCAAAGCCTGTTGTTCATCGAGAACCGCTACCTGCTCGACCCCAAACAACCCTTGGCCAACCCGGCCGTGGACTGGCCGCGCTTTGGCAAGGCGGCGTGGTCACAAATCGCCAAACTGCTGCACTTGCCCGGCCAGACCGCTGGGGGCAGCACCCTGGCCACTCAACTGGAAAAATACCGCCATTCGCCGGACGGATTGACCGTGTCCGGAGGTGAAAAAATCCGCCAGATGATTTCCGCCAGTGTGCGCGCCTATCAGGACGGACCGCAGACCCTCGAAGCGCGCAAGAACATCGTGCGTGATTACCTTAACAGCGTGCCGTTGTCAGCCGTGCCCGGTCACGGTGAAGTCCATGGCATGGCCGAAGGGCTGCGGGTCTGGTACGGCGCAGACTTCGCCAAGGTCAACGAACGCCTGGCCAGTGACGCCACCGATTCAAAGAGCCTGGCGGAGAAAGGCCTGGCCCTGCGTGAAGTGCTGTCGCTGATGATCGCCCAGCGCCGGCCTTCGCATTACCTGGCCAAGGGCCGGGCGGAACTGGCCGAACTCACCGACAGCCACATTCGCCTGTTGTCGCAGAACAACGTGATCGACCCCAGACTCA
Proteins encoded in this region:
- a CDS encoding putative quinol monooxygenase, whose product is MLKVIARDFIKPEHLDTVRPWYAELVEKTRLEPDCIAYDLFVDQKDPGHFVFIEQWPNQAALDAHCQSEHFRRLVPQINRYQARDCIVVLMDAF
- a CDS encoding helix-turn-helix transcriptional regulator, with translation MTHSLQDIAWHRSVGQLIDALDKPVFWTRLVRQLGQYVTFDSWVALLFNGEQAPLVFAECPSEDGRPDLLFQDYLKGLFLLDPFYLNCREHTRTGLYRLADVAPEHFEQTEYYQRYFRLNVVADEIQFNCLLEGERILCLSLGSKQHFDPEQMALLSLIEPWVLSLMRQRLAHDLREMPVQTAPDIDWRARLVASVQQLNGVQLTARELDVGRLMLGGCSSKDIARKLQISVETVKVHKKHIYSKLGIKSQAELFSIFLQAQNA
- a CDS encoding glycosyltransferase family 39 protein is translated as MNFKGEASSRYGFRTFWWLPLIAMAALVRFYGLSEPAIWSDEGFTLLLSLRPVPQILFHTAQDVHPPLYYVLLHGWMSVFGPGVFSARSFSVLAGVGTVALGIWLVCLISTRRAAVLAGVLLALLPFAVRYSQEVRMYALLGLLLLGATVALVYWVSNPANYRALAVYVLLMVAGLYTHYFAGVCLASHWAYLLVLRCQRSVRHQPLSMPAWWLANGLIVVLFLPWVPSLIHQLRFSGPNWIQQPDISTVLVSVWRFVSYSDGPLSSIWLAIILPVALLAVSLLIGLRDRSENRFNVLLVIHTWFPLALIVVVSVVIPLFVDRYFLFAALGLPMIAAIALEAVWDRWRLFSVVLLVLMVAVEGVGLHNVRLKGHAVYDEVNKVDALAEHLNRHVLSGDSIVVMNGFLYFPFSYYNQSGVIPLLYTPAQKDGTSGRPQGTQIWTLVQQEADTVYVDTLEQVKPSSGRAWVLDATGSRSQKIAFPDYWHLISTFVAGDAQIRLFVICADATAVTQPLCRQP
- a CDS encoding FMN-binding glutamate synthase family protein, with protein sequence MSLSLLSRYAFFAVCVIFTLASLPFLEHDWLWPISIVTGLLSLLGIFDLLQSPHAVRRNYPILGNIRYLVEGIRPEIRQYLLESDSDALPFSRAQRSLVYSRAKNESADKPFGTLIDVYQSGFEFIGHSMRPAPLSDPSGFRVIVGGPQCTQPYSASVFNISAMSFGSLSANAIRALNQGAKLGNFAHDTGEGSISPYHREHGGDLTWELGSGYFGCRTADGRFDPERFAAQAQTPQVRMIEIKMSQGAKPGHGGILPKHKVTKEIAQTRGIMMGEDCVSPSRHSAFSTPIEMMHFIKQLRELSGGKPVGFKFCLGHPWEFMGIAKAMLETGILPDFIVVDGKEGGTGAAPVEFTDHIGVPMREGLLFVHNTLVGLNLRDKIKLGASGKIVSAFDIASVLAIGADWANSARGFMFAIGCIQSQSCHTNKCPTGVATQDTLRQRALVVPDKAQRVFNFHRSTLKALAEMLAAAGLEHPSQLSAKHLVRRMSATEIKLFSQLHVFLKPGELLTGEVNGEFYSRMWQMARADSFEPNDVAA
- a CDS encoding DAHL domain-containing protein → MTVSRNLSLAILAGMAALLASILLFLYFMSSSDQTTTYTESRDLIRQIKQLDAQWEAEILKARIAISHNYDPLVSPLTEMIRLWERFDTMESSHGRNDSALWATSHDGYLNAIKEKTRLVEQFKSHNAVLRNSLAFLPTAEDDIQNQLANVSDEDKLQLQNIATDTYDLLLSSLEFSQVTTDDRAADILVGLNKLAVNQQRLPEQFHGPVEILSNHIALILREQPIVNTLLEKIETIQVAERLDDITSLLNKDQQLNDAVNQKYHFYLLVFSTLLVLLLLYLAIRLMRSFSEINRVNKALQTANEELEQRVEERTRELRDTQSELLDTARMAGMAEIATNVLHNVGNVLNSVNISADLVTRKLRTSKALGLGKAMQLINEHPQDLGHFITEDEKGKLLPGYLNQLVDAIALEQQGITDELAQLSKSVDHIKDIVATQQSYAGATSLMEPLYLSELLEDALRMNSGALTRHHVTVVKDYSDVPQVMGDKHRLLLILINLISNAKYAMSDLSDRPREMTLGVKVIDATTLQVSVKDEGEGIAPENMTRIFAHGFTTRKEGHGFGLHSCALAAIEMNGHLTAHSDGPGKGALFTLQIPLKTVAGEA
- a CDS encoding ATP-binding protein, encoding MSTPPNRRILLIDDTPSIHEDFRKILTPEAQHTAELDDMEAALFGSEAKPAATLFELDSAYGGQEGLSKLLQAMEEQRPYALAFVDMRMPQGWDGAETIEHLWKEDPRLQVVVCTAYSDHSWDELLERLQARDRLLILKKPFDNIEVQQMANTLTSKWDMTQRASVQLDQLGHLVERRTQQYRQASVDLQQEIDERKLLESQLVQSEKLASLGQLAAGVAHEINNPIGFISSNLGALDGYFKQLQEMLDAYLDAEEAIGSSELIARLKALRERIELDFLRDDIPQLIKESKDGIARVGQIVKDLKDFSRVDPTQEWQWANLQHGIDSTLNIVANEIKYKADVVKLYQPLPDVECLPSQINQVVMNLIVNAAQAIGPERGTITLSNGLEGEKVWIEVADTGSGIEPHSLQKIFDPFFTTKPVGQGTGLGLSLSYGIVKKHRGEISVRSEVGVGTTFRIELPLRQSKPAA